The Listeria welshimeri serovar 6b str. SLCC5334 genome has a window encoding:
- a CDS encoding DUF554 domain-containing protein: MVLLGALVNGLGILVGSVIGIKLHNIPERMKDTVMKGMGLSVIVLGIQMAFKTSNSLIVILSICFGAVIGEWLNIDYHLNQLGHWIERKVGAKGKSNISKGFVTATLIFVIGAMGIIGALDSGIRGNHDVLYMKSVMDGFIALLLSTTLGWGVMLSAIPVFLFEGIIALFATQINQFIPADLMALIIKELTATGGIMILAIGLNLLGLTKIRVANIVPGILVVALIVTGLYYF, from the coding sequence ATGGTTCTACTTGGCGCTCTAGTTAATGGGCTGGGGATTTTAGTTGGCTCTGTTATTGGCATAAAATTACATAATATTCCTGAACGGATGAAAGATACTGTCATGAAAGGAATGGGATTGTCTGTTATCGTTCTTGGTATTCAAATGGCATTTAAAACGAGCAATTCGCTTATTGTTATTTTAAGTATTTGTTTTGGAGCCGTTATTGGGGAATGGCTTAACATAGATTATCATCTTAATCAGCTTGGGCACTGGATTGAACGCAAAGTTGGTGCAAAAGGAAAAAGTAATATTTCAAAAGGCTTTGTTACTGCAACTCTTATTTTTGTGATTGGTGCGATGGGGATTATTGGTGCACTTGATAGCGGCATTCGAGGTAATCATGATGTGCTTTATATGAAATCCGTGATGGATGGATTTATTGCCCTTCTTCTCAGTACGACACTTGGTTGGGGCGTTATGCTCTCAGCTATTCCAGTCTTCTTATTTGAAGGCATTATCGCCTTATTCGCCACACAAATTAATCAGTTCATCCCAGCTGACTTAATGGCACTCATTATTAAAGAATTAACAGCTACTGGCGGAATTATGATATTGGCAATTGGTCTAAACTTGCTTGGTTTAACCAAGATTCGGGTCGCGAATATTGTTCCGGGGATTTTGGTCGTTGCGCTGATTGTTACCGGGCTTTATTATTTTTAA
- a CDS encoding MarR family winged helix-turn-helix transcriptional regulator, which yields MVGINTHTENISELLKTYWSIQRISAGYADQNAASLGLTIQQLAMINVIYSTPGISVADLTKRLIITGSSAAANVDGLISLGLVMKLNKTIPNDSMDLTLKLSKKGEDLSKRSTANAFMYKAMMKVFENLSENEIEDLIRLNKKVETLLKKSK from the coding sequence ATGGTAGGAATTAATACACATACAGAAAATATTAGTGAATTATTAAAAACATATTGGTCCATACAGCGGATTTCAGCGGGATATGCTGATCAAAATGCGGCTAGTTTAGGTTTAACTATTCAACAACTTGCTATGATAAATGTGATTTATAGCACCCCAGGAATTTCAGTGGCAGATTTAACTAAACGATTAATTATTACTGGAAGTTCTGCAGCAGCCAATGTGGATGGGCTAATTAGCTTAGGTTTAGTGATGAAATTAAATAAAACTATTCCAAATGATAGTATGGATCTTACATTAAAACTTTCAAAAAAAGGAGAAGACTTATCAAAACGTTCGACTGCAAATGCCTTTATGTATAAAGCAATGATGAAAGTTTTCGAAAATTTATCCGAAAATGAAATAGAGGACTTAATTCGTTTAAATAAAAAAGTCGAAACATTACTGAAAAAAAGCAAATAA
- a CDS encoding DUF5105 domain-containing protein has protein sequence MKKGLFSLVLVLAMVLVLSACGGASRVEPKEAGEITVNSVVYNKDTDKVKDVYGEDGSKFEKEFETSFKESFINTFTASFSTDVNLDKQVDDFYNALRKQVNEKTSYTTKVTNDDKESPEIQFSVKGLNMKGVQTELVEELTKAATADPSLATDNQKMAEKTMEIYTKAVQNADAVSEAKTVTLKLKADPDDDSLWKMQNDMAFMQELTTAFFMGGMN, from the coding sequence ATGAAAAAAGGGTTATTTAGTTTGGTACTTGTTCTTGCAATGGTACTTGTTTTGAGCGCATGTGGTGGCGCTTCAAGAGTAGAACCAAAAGAAGCAGGAGAAATTACAGTTAATTCTGTCGTTTATAACAAAGACACGGACAAAGTAAAAGATGTATATGGTGAAGACGGTAGTAAATTCGAAAAAGAATTTGAAACTAGCTTCAAAGAAAGTTTCATCAATACATTCACCGCTAGCTTTTCAACGGATGTTAACTTAGACAAACAGGTAGACGATTTCTATAATGCACTTCGTAAACAAGTAAATGAAAAGACATCGTATACTACTAAAGTAACAAATGACGATAAAGAAAGTCCAGAAATTCAGTTTTCCGTTAAAGGCTTAAATATGAAAGGTGTTCAAACAGAGCTAGTAGAAGAATTAACAAAAGCAGCAACCGCTGACCCATCTCTAGCAACTGACAACCAAAAAATGGCTGAAAAAACTATGGAAATCTATACAAAAGCTGTTCAAAATGCAGACGCAGTATCAGAAGCAAAAACTGTCACACTTAAACTAAAAGCAGATCCAGATGATGACTCCTTATGGAAAATGCAAAACGACATGGCATTCATGCAAGAACTAACAACTGCATTCTTCATGGGCGGCATGAACTAA
- a CDS encoding NAD(P)-dependent oxidoreductase, with the protein MKIGIIGATGRAGSRILEEAKNRGHEVTAIVRNAGKITQTHKDINILQKDIFDLTLSDLSDQNVVVDAYGVSPEEAEKHVTSLDHLISVLNGTVSPRLLVVGGAASLQIDEDGNTLLESKGLREAPYYPTAHAQAKQLAHLKENKGHFSWTYISPPAMFEPGERTGDYQLGQDHLLFDSAGNSFISMEDYAIAVLDEIERPNHLNERFTVAGK; encoded by the coding sequence ATGAAAATTGGTATCATTGGAGCTACGGGCCGAGCTGGTTCGAGAATTTTAGAAGAAGCAAAAAACCGTGGCCACGAAGTAACTGCAATTGTTAGAAATGCAGGAAAAATTACGCAAACGCATAAAGACATCAATATTTTGCAAAAGGATATATTTGATTTAACACTTTCAGATTTATCCGATCAAAATGTCGTGGTGGATGCTTATGGAGTCAGTCCAGAGGAAGCAGAAAAGCATGTTACTTCACTAGACCACTTGATTTCTGTACTAAACGGAACAGTTTCTCCGCGTTTACTTGTTGTTGGTGGAGCAGCCAGCCTTCAAATCGATGAAGATGGCAATACCCTTTTGGAATCTAAGGGATTAAGAGAAGCTCCATATTATCCAACAGCCCATGCGCAAGCGAAACAATTGGCGCATTTAAAAGAAAACAAAGGACATTTTAGTTGGACTTATATTAGTCCTCCTGCCATGTTTGAACCGGGTGAACGTACGGGAGATTATCAATTAGGTCAAGATCATCTATTATTTGATAGCGCTGGTAATAGTTTTATCAGCATGGAAGATTACGCTATTGCTGTTTTAGATGAAATCGAACGACCAAACCATTTAAACGAACGTTTTACAGTGGCTGGAAAATAA
- the ybaK gene encoding Cys-tRNA(Pro) deacylase: MNKKTNACRILDKQKINYSLHEYAFSEDSLDAIHVAIETGNNPAQIFKTLVLSGDKTGNIVACIPADKTLHLKQIAKISGNKKCELIAVDTLEKLTGYIRGGCSPVGMKKLFPTFIDSSAEMFDTILISAGKRGLQMEIAPIDLKKIIRAEFAPITEV, from the coding sequence ATGAATAAAAAAACAAATGCCTGTCGAATTTTAGATAAACAGAAGATTAATTATAGCTTACATGAGTACGCTTTTAGTGAAGATTCTCTCGATGCGATTCATGTTGCAATTGAAACGGGCAATAACCCTGCTCAGATTTTTAAAACGTTGGTTCTTTCTGGTGATAAAACTGGGAACATTGTTGCTTGTATTCCAGCTGATAAAACCTTACATTTGAAGCAAATAGCGAAGATTAGCGGAAATAAAAAATGTGAATTGATTGCGGTGGATACACTTGAAAAATTAACTGGCTATATTCGCGGAGGATGTTCTCCTGTTGGCATGAAGAAATTATTTCCAACTTTTATCGACAGTAGCGCAGAAATGTTTGATACTATCTTGATTTCAGCTGGAAAAAGAGGACTACAAATGGAAATAGCTCCTATAGATCTAAAAAAGATTATCCGTGCAGAATTTGCTCCAATAACGGAAGTATAA
- the rarD gene encoding EamA family transporter RarD produces MENKQNGQLGGIIAGALAYVCWGVLPIYWKLVTNVPPMEILAYRIIWSFIFMLFLIVCLRKASMVFQETKDVLLKPKTLIAIIAAAFLVTANWYLFIYTVNSGHVTEASLGYYINPLVNVLLATVILKERLSRGEIIAVISATIGVLILTWHLGSVPFAAIGMAVTFSLYGLIKKVVSVSVWTGLTLETMIITPFALIYVIFFATNGLMQYPAQTNIILVGAGVVTAIPLLLFATAAKKISYTMVGFLQYIGPTLMLALGVLLFKESFDHIQLFAFMFIWLALIIFTISHIYSAAKIKQLANAAKK; encoded by the coding sequence ATGGAAAATAAACAAAACGGACAGCTGGGCGGAATCATCGCTGGCGCTCTCGCTTATGTGTGTTGGGGCGTTCTTCCAATATACTGGAAGCTAGTGACCAATGTCCCGCCAATGGAGATTTTGGCCTATAGGATTATTTGGTCTTTTATTTTTATGTTATTTTTAATCGTTTGTTTACGAAAGGCTTCAATGGTTTTTCAAGAAACAAAAGATGTTTTGCTTAAACCGAAAACGCTTATCGCCATTATTGCGGCGGCTTTTTTAGTTACAGCAAACTGGTATTTATTCATTTATACGGTAAACAGCGGTCATGTGACAGAAGCAAGTCTTGGTTACTACATCAATCCACTTGTAAACGTACTTCTAGCAACAGTTATTTTAAAGGAGCGCTTGAGTCGTGGAGAAATTATTGCAGTAATCTCCGCTACAATTGGTGTTTTAATACTTACTTGGCATCTTGGGTCTGTTCCTTTTGCAGCGATTGGTATGGCTGTTACTTTCTCTCTTTACGGGCTGATAAAAAAAGTTGTTTCGGTTTCTGTATGGACTGGCTTAACGCTTGAAACCATGATTATTACACCATTTGCACTTATATATGTCATCTTTTTCGCCACCAATGGATTGATGCAGTATCCCGCACAAACAAATATCATTTTAGTTGGTGCTGGTGTTGTTACTGCTATCCCGCTGCTATTATTTGCCACTGCTGCAAAGAAAATCAGCTATACAATGGTTGGCTTCTTGCAATATATCGGACCAACTTTAATGCTGGCACTCGGCGTTTTACTGTTCAAAGAAAGTTTTGATCATATCCAATTATTTGCATTCATGTTCATCTGGTTAGCACTGATTATTTTCACGATTTCACATATTTATTCTGCTGCCAAAATCAAACAATTAGCAAACGCTGCAAAAAAATAA
- a CDS encoding carbon-nitrogen hydrolase family protein → MTTIKIALIQQKAVPNNKEANLKLAIKYIKEAHKKGADLVLFPEMWSNGYAPPFEDAFNHPLATSFGAERFKWLNEAIEEDSTYVLTLKKLAKELQIGICATYLSKTEQKPQNTAIIIDRKGEMILDYAKVHTCDFSLEILLQSGEGFKVCEFDGIKLGVMICYDREFPESARVLMLKGAEIILVPNACDMNPPRLNQLNSRAFENMVGVAMANYPGEKWGRSTAFSPIVFDENGDYRDNTIIETDDVSEGVFIAEFNLDEIRNYRENETWGNAYRKPQTYTDLISSDVKAPFKRN, encoded by the coding sequence ATGACTACTATAAAAATTGCATTAATCCAACAAAAAGCAGTACCAAATAATAAAGAAGCTAATTTAAAATTAGCCATCAAATATATAAAAGAAGCACATAAAAAAGGGGCAGATTTAGTGCTTTTCCCCGAGATGTGGTCAAACGGTTATGCGCCACCTTTTGAAGATGCTTTTAATCATCCACTAGCTACTAGTTTTGGTGCAGAACGATTCAAGTGGTTAAATGAAGCAATTGAAGAAGACAGTACTTATGTCTTAACGCTGAAAAAACTTGCCAAAGAGTTGCAGATTGGCATTTGCGCTACGTATTTGTCTAAAACGGAACAAAAACCACAAAATACTGCTATTATTATTGACCGAAAAGGAGAAATGATTTTAGACTATGCCAAAGTCCATACGTGTGATTTTTCTTTAGAAATATTATTACAAAGTGGCGAGGGATTTAAAGTTTGTGAGTTTGATGGTATTAAGCTGGGAGTCATGATTTGCTATGATCGCGAGTTTCCAGAAAGCGCCAGAGTTCTCATGTTAAAGGGTGCAGAAATTATCCTCGTTCCAAATGCTTGTGATATGAATCCACCCAGACTTAATCAACTAAATTCTCGTGCTTTTGAAAACATGGTTGGCGTAGCGATGGCAAACTATCCTGGCGAAAAATGGGGCAGATCAACTGCTTTTTCCCCGATTGTTTTTGATGAAAATGGGGATTACCGCGATAATACGATTATTGAAACAGATGACGTTTCAGAAGGTGTTTTTATTGCTGAATTTAATTTAGACGAGATTCGAAATTACCGGGAAAATGAAACGTGGGGAAATGCCTACCGAAAACCGCAAACATATACAGATTTAATAAGTTCAGATGTAAAAGCGCCATTTAAACGAAATTAA
- a CDS encoding YceI family protein: MTVEKWNVDAAHSSIEFQVKHMMVSKVKGAFSDFTADIEMDPEDLTSAKLNFSVAAESIDTRQAQRDGHLKSEDFFNVEKYPNITFTATKITADGDDEYEVTGDLTIRDVTKPLTLEVSYEGTGKDPNTGNMVAGFEAKGKFNRKDFGLNYNAALETGGVLIGDEVKLNIQIEASK, translated from the coding sequence ATGACAGTAGAAAAATGGAACGTAGACGCAGCTCACAGTTCAATCGAATTTCAAGTAAAACACATGATGGTATCAAAAGTAAAAGGTGCATTTAGCGATTTCACAGCAGATATCGAAATGGATCCAGAAGATTTAACATCCGCAAAATTAAACTTTTCCGTTGCAGCAGAATCCATTGACACTCGCCAAGCCCAACGTGATGGTCATTTAAAAAGCGAAGATTTCTTTAATGTTGAAAAATATCCAAACATTACTTTTACAGCAACAAAAATCACAGCTGATGGCGATGATGAATACGAAGTGACTGGTGATTTAACTATTCGTGACGTAACAAAACCTCTTACACTAGAAGTAAGCTATGAAGGTACTGGAAAAGATCCAAACACTGGTAACATGGTAGCTGGATTTGAAGCAAAAGGTAAATTCAATCGTAAAGACTTTGGCCTAAATTACAATGCTGCGTTAGAAACTGGTGGCGTACTTATTGGTGACGAAGTAAAATTAAACATCCAAATCGAAGCAAGTAAATAA
- a CDS encoding 2-hydroxyacyl-CoA dehydratase codes for MIHAGLDVGSTTAKAVALNDQGDILFQTYRRHYSDIKKVTLEIMQDMQKKCGMTEMTFKITGSSGLAISKFLNVPFVQEVIACTEAVEQVIPETDVVIELGGEDAKIIYFSGGIEQRMNNACAGGTGAFIDQIATLLQTDPTGLNELAQNANTIYPIASRCGVFAKTDVQPLLNEGARKEDIAASIFQSVVTQTISGLACGRPIRGKVAFLGGPLTFLDQLRYRFTETLKMKDSDIIAPQNAEYFIALGTAFTGLNDVPIKVDDMINRLSNMDMTTMATDTVILPALFEKKEDLEDFRARHNQMKAKRANLEEYEGDAYLGIDAGSTTTKLILMSQTNEILYSFYSSNNGNPLQSVIDATSDLYEILPEKVRVAQSGITGYGESLIKAALKIDVGEIETVAHYRAAREFLPDVDFILDIGGQDMKCMKIKKGALDSLMLNEACSAGCGSFLETFAQTLNLSIEKFAARALEAKAPVDLGSRCTVFMNSKVKQVQKEGVSMEDLSAGLAYSVVKNALQKVIKLRSPKDIGEKVIVQGGTFYNESVLRAFELLTGREVVRPDIAGMMGAYGAALIAREHYETGEVTEMLVREKLREFSAETSQSRCNLCSNTCQLTVTRFGDDRMFVSGNRCERGERVETKRNLLPNLYAYKLKRTFDYKSLKKSEATRGTIGIPRALNVFENYPLWHTILTNLGFRVVLSSKSSKNLYDKGIETIASEAVCFPAKLTHGHIMDLIKKKADRIFYPSVVYEKPEFGEATNNFNCPVVAGYPEVIRVNVDALEEKNIPMISPFLTLDNEKALIEQMSLAFPEIPATDMEKAVQAGLEEAELCRKDIQAEGEAALTYIKKNKIKGIVLAGHPYHIDPEVNHGIPELITMNGMAVLTEDSISHLGEIDHKLRVENQWKYHARLYRAASFTAKSEDLEFVQLTSFGCGLDAITTDMCQEIIEGHNKVYTLLKIDEINNLGAARIRVRSLKAAMEEREKNNVKPGIMAKPKERPLFTKEMKKTYTILAPQLAPTHFEMLEAACKVGGYNLEVLPAVTPRAVDEGLRYVNNDACYPAILTIGQMMDALKHGDYDLNNLAVLMTQTGGGCRATNYISMLKKALGEAGLDHIPVISLNANGLEKQPGFKMTPKVLVRFLAGISLGDALDRMLYRTRPYEVEPGSANKLFREYLDAGRALMENYSFLAYKKLANEMVRAFDNLPITDEVKPRVGVVGEILVKFHPGANNNIVDVIEDEGGEAVVPDLTDFILYCCYDDHFAANTFGRSKVKSFAKQSVAIPLINQFRKPVTDALKKSERFEAPASIESIAEKASQLLSLGNKMGEGWFLTGEMFELLDSNVPNIACLQPFACLPNHITGRGMIKGLKKMYPEANIMSIDYDAGSSSVNQLNRIKLMLSIARKQLETVDVVEEKETNTRFNPREKILGKAKQVRESAPVEMIGNKVKQARDADPVGAIAQKVKHVASSSEHIQTDND; via the coding sequence ATGATTCATGCAGGATTAGATGTGGGATCAACAACAGCAAAGGCCGTAGCACTTAACGATCAAGGGGATATTTTATTTCAAACTTACAGAAGACATTATTCCGACATTAAAAAAGTAACCTTAGAAATTATGCAAGATATGCAAAAAAAATGCGGTATGACGGAAATGACATTCAAAATTACGGGATCATCAGGACTCGCAATTTCCAAATTTTTGAATGTGCCTTTTGTGCAAGAAGTAATTGCTTGTACAGAAGCTGTAGAACAAGTAATACCAGAGACAGATGTAGTAATTGAGCTAGGCGGGGAAGATGCGAAGATTATTTATTTTAGCGGAGGAATTGAGCAACGAATGAATAATGCTTGTGCTGGAGGAACCGGTGCTTTTATTGACCAAATTGCTACATTACTTCAAACAGATCCGACCGGTTTAAATGAATTAGCTCAAAATGCAAATACGATTTATCCAATCGCTTCTAGATGTGGGGTTTTTGCTAAAACAGATGTGCAACCATTGCTCAATGAAGGTGCTAGAAAAGAAGATATCGCAGCTTCGATTTTCCAAAGTGTTGTGACACAAACTATTAGTGGACTTGCTTGTGGACGTCCGATTCGCGGTAAAGTAGCGTTTCTTGGTGGCCCACTTACATTTCTTGATCAATTACGTTATCGTTTTACAGAAACATTGAAAATGAAAGATAGTGATATTATTGCGCCTCAAAATGCGGAATACTTTATTGCACTTGGAACTGCTTTTACTGGGTTAAATGATGTGCCAATAAAAGTAGACGATATGATTAACCGCCTTTCTAATATGGATATGACTACAATGGCGACGGATACAGTTATCCTACCAGCTCTTTTTGAAAAGAAGGAAGACTTAGAAGACTTTCGTGCGCGTCATAATCAAATGAAAGCAAAGCGAGCGAATTTAGAAGAGTATGAAGGGGATGCTTATTTAGGGATTGATGCCGGGTCAACCACAACTAAATTAATTTTAATGAGTCAAACCAATGAAATTCTTTACTCGTTTTATTCTAGTAATAATGGGAATCCACTACAATCGGTTATTGATGCAACGAGTGATTTATATGAAATTTTACCAGAAAAAGTAAGAGTGGCGCAGTCTGGAATTACTGGCTACGGGGAATCACTTATTAAGGCTGCACTTAAAATTGATGTTGGCGAAATTGAAACAGTGGCGCATTACCGGGCTGCTCGCGAGTTTTTACCAGATGTTGATTTTATTTTAGATATCGGCGGACAAGATATGAAGTGTATGAAAATTAAAAAAGGTGCATTAGACAGCTTAATGCTCAATGAGGCTTGTTCTGCCGGATGTGGTTCATTCCTCGAAACATTTGCGCAAACACTTAATTTATCAATTGAAAAATTTGCCGCTCGAGCACTGGAAGCAAAAGCGCCTGTTGACTTAGGCTCACGTTGTACAGTTTTCATGAATTCCAAAGTGAAACAAGTGCAAAAAGAAGGCGTAAGTATGGAAGATTTATCTGCTGGACTTGCATATTCCGTTGTAAAAAATGCCCTTCAAAAAGTAATTAAACTACGTAGCCCGAAAGATATTGGTGAAAAAGTAATCGTTCAAGGCGGAACTTTTTATAACGAATCAGTGCTTCGTGCTTTTGAGCTTTTAACAGGACGAGAAGTAGTGAGACCAGATATTGCTGGTATGATGGGAGCGTATGGTGCGGCTCTCATTGCCCGTGAACACTATGAAACTGGCGAAGTAACAGAAATGCTCGTACGTGAAAAATTACGTGAATTTAGTGCTGAAACTTCGCAATCGCGCTGTAATCTTTGTAGTAACACATGTCAGTTAACAGTAACTAGATTTGGTGATGACCGGATGTTTGTTAGTGGGAACCGCTGTGAACGAGGAGAACGTGTAGAAACGAAGCGCAATTTACTGCCAAATTTATATGCTTATAAATTAAAACGAACCTTTGATTATAAATCACTGAAAAAATCAGAAGCTACAAGAGGCACTATTGGTATTCCACGAGCACTAAACGTTTTTGAAAACTATCCACTTTGGCATACGATTTTAACAAACTTAGGTTTCCGTGTCGTTTTATCTTCTAAATCTTCTAAGAATTTATATGACAAAGGTATTGAAACGATTGCATCTGAAGCAGTTTGTTTCCCAGCAAAATTAACACATGGTCATATTATGGATTTAATTAAGAAAAAAGCAGATCGTATTTTTTATCCATCTGTTGTTTATGAAAAACCTGAATTTGGAGAAGCAACAAATAACTTTAATTGTCCAGTCGTGGCGGGCTATCCAGAAGTTATTCGTGTTAATGTGGATGCTTTAGAAGAAAAAAATATTCCAATGATTAGTCCATTTTTAACGTTAGATAATGAGAAAGCGTTAATTGAACAAATGAGCCTCGCTTTCCCAGAAATCCCAGCTACGGATATGGAAAAGGCAGTTCAGGCAGGATTAGAGGAAGCGGAACTTTGCCGTAAAGATATCCAAGCTGAAGGAGAAGCAGCACTTACTTATATTAAGAAAAACAAAATTAAAGGAATCGTTCTTGCTGGACACCCATACCATATTGATCCAGAAGTAAATCACGGAATTCCAGAGCTTATTACGATGAACGGCATGGCGGTACTTACCGAAGATTCGATTTCCCATCTTGGTGAAATAGATCATAAACTTCGCGTCGAAAATCAGTGGAAATACCACGCAAGATTATACCGAGCAGCTAGTTTTACCGCTAAAAGTGAAGATTTGGAATTTGTGCAATTAACTTCATTTGGTTGTGGGCTGGATGCGATTACAACAGATATGTGTCAAGAAATCATTGAAGGGCATAACAAAGTATATACGTTACTTAAAATTGATGAAATTAACAACCTTGGCGCCGCTCGAATCCGCGTACGCTCGTTAAAGGCAGCGATGGAAGAACGTGAGAAAAATAACGTGAAACCAGGAATTATGGCAAAACCAAAAGAGCGTCCATTATTCACTAAAGAAATGAAGAAAACATATACTATCTTAGCGCCACAGCTAGCTCCAACTCATTTTGAAATGTTAGAAGCGGCTTGTAAAGTGGGTGGCTACAATTTAGAAGTACTACCAGCTGTAACGCCGCGTGCGGTTGATGAGGGCTTACGTTATGTCAATAATGATGCTTGTTATCCAGCGATTTTAACTATTGGACAAATGATGGATGCGCTGAAACATGGCGATTATGATTTAAATAATTTAGCGGTATTAATGACACAAACTGGTGGCGGATGCCGAGCAACGAACTATATCTCCATGCTGAAAAAAGCCCTTGGAGAAGCTGGACTAGATCATATTCCAGTTATTTCTCTCAATGCAAATGGATTAGAAAAACAACCAGGATTCAAAATGACGCCAAAAGTGCTTGTTCGTTTCCTAGCCGGAATTAGCTTAGGTGACGCACTCGACCGGATGCTTTACCGGACAAGACCTTATGAAGTGGAACCTGGAAGTGCCAATAAACTATTCCGCGAGTATTTAGATGCTGGGCGTGCTCTAATGGAAAATTATTCTTTCCTAGCATATAAAAAATTAGCTAACGAAATGGTTCGAGCTTTTGATAACTTACCAATTACAGATGAAGTAAAACCAAGAGTTGGTGTAGTTGGAGAAATTCTCGTGAAATTCCATCCGGGCGCAAATAATAATATTGTTGATGTTATTGAAGACGAGGGCGGAGAAGCAGTTGTTCCAGATTTAACAGATTTCATTTTATATTGTTGTTATGATGATCACTTTGCTGCCAATACATTTGGACGTTCCAAAGTTAAATCATTTGCGAAACAAAGCGTGGCAATTCCGTTAATCAACCAATTCCGTAAACCAGTAACAGATGCCTTGAAGAAAAGTGAACGATTTGAAGCACCAGCAAGTATCGAATCTATCGCAGAAAAAGCAAGCCAACTGCTATCACTTGGTAATAAAATGGGCGAGGGCTGGTTCTTAACAGGTGAAATGTTTGAATTACTGGATAGCAATGTGCCAAATATCGCATGTTTACAACCATTCGCATGTTTACCAAACCATATTACTGGTCGCGGAATGATTAAAGGACTTAAAAAAATGTATCCAGAAGCTAACATTATGTCTATTGATTATGATGCAGGATCAAGCTCCGTGAACCAACTGAATCGAATCAAGTTGATGCTCTCGATAGCTAGAAAGCAACTTGAAACAGTCGATGTTGTAGAAGAAAAAGAAACCAATACTAGATTTAATCCAAGAGAAAAAATTCTTGGTAAAGCAAAACAAGTAAGAGAAAGTGCGCCAGTCGAGATGATTGGTAACAAAGTCAAACAAGCAAGAGATGCTGACCCAGTTGGCGCCATTGCCCAAAAAGTAAAACATGTTGCATCAAGTAGCGAACATATTCAAACAGATAATGATTAA